In Candidatus Vicinibacter proximus, the following are encoded in one genomic region:
- the typA gene encoding translational GTPase TypA, translating into MTQIRNIAIIAHVDHGKTTLVDKILHQTKLFRENQETGELILDNNELERERGITILAKNVSVRYKDVKINIIDTPGHADFGGEVERVLNMADGVLLLVDAFEGAMPQTRFVLQKALAMGKKPIVVINKVDKPNCRPDEVHDQVFELFFNLDANEEQLDFPTVYGSSKQGWMGPDYKNPTADITYLLDMIIEHIPSPKIDVGSLQVMISSLDYSSFIGRIAIGRVKRGSIRVNQPVSLVKRDGSILKSRVKELFTFEGLGKIKVEEVVAGDICGVFGIENFEIGDTIAEFENPEGMVPIQVDEPTMCMLFTINNSPFFGKEGKFVTSRHIRERLEKELEKNLAMRMEETDTPDAFLVYGRGILHLSILIETMRREGYELQVGQPRVIVKEIDGVKCEPIELLTIDVPEAFSGKVIELISQRKGEMTVMEQKGDLTHIEFNIPSRGLIGLRNMLLTASAGEAIIAHRFKDFEPWKGAIPSRVMGVFVSKEMGACTAYSIGNLQDRGSFFIDPGDQIYVGQVIGEHIRPGDLVVNVITGKKLTNMRASGSDGTTQITPKRNFSLEEALEYIQEDEYLEATPKSLRLRKVILDENERKKASRQVEMAE; encoded by the coding sequence ATGACTCAGATACGTAACATCGCAATCATCGCGCACGTTGACCATGGTAAGACCACTTTGGTTGATAAAATTCTTCATCAGACAAAACTTTTCAGAGAAAATCAGGAAACTGGCGAATTGATTTTGGATAATAACGAACTAGAGCGTGAGCGGGGTATTACTATTCTGGCAAAGAACGTCTCCGTTAGGTATAAGGATGTCAAAATTAATATCATAGATACGCCAGGTCACGCCGATTTTGGTGGAGAGGTGGAGCGTGTGTTAAACATGGCTGATGGGGTTTTATTGTTGGTAGATGCATTTGAAGGTGCTATGCCTCAAACCAGGTTTGTTTTGCAAAAAGCATTGGCCATGGGTAAAAAGCCCATTGTAGTAATCAATAAAGTAGATAAACCAAATTGTAGGCCGGATGAAGTGCACGATCAAGTTTTTGAATTGTTCTTCAACCTTGATGCCAACGAAGAGCAGCTTGATTTTCCTACAGTATATGGCTCATCAAAGCAAGGATGGATGGGGCCGGATTATAAAAATCCAACCGCTGATATTACTTACCTTTTGGATATGATTATTGAACATATTCCTTCACCTAAGATTGATGTAGGTAGTCTTCAGGTTATGATTTCTTCTCTTGATTATTCATCATTTATTGGCAGAATTGCCATTGGAAGAGTTAAAAGAGGTTCAATTAGAGTAAATCAACCAGTTTCATTAGTCAAGCGCGACGGTTCTATTCTCAAATCCAGGGTTAAAGAGTTGTTTACTTTTGAGGGATTAGGCAAAATTAAAGTAGAAGAAGTTGTCGCCGGCGATATCTGTGGTGTATTTGGAATAGAGAATTTTGAAATTGGAGACACCATTGCAGAATTTGAAAATCCTGAAGGTATGGTTCCTATTCAAGTAGATGAGCCTACGATGTGTATGTTATTCACGATTAACAATTCACCTTTCTTCGGAAAAGAAGGAAAATTTGTTACTTCAAGACACATTAGAGAACGATTGGAAAAAGAGCTAGAGAAAAATTTAGCTATGCGAATGGAAGAAACAGATACTCCGGATGCTTTCCTGGTTTATGGTAGAGGAATATTACATCTCTCGATCCTTATTGAGACCATGAGAAGAGAAGGTTATGAATTACAAGTAGGCCAACCTCGGGTAATTGTAAAAGAAATTGATGGGGTAAAATGTGAGCCAATTGAACTTCTGACCATTGATGTCCCGGAAGCTTTTAGTGGTAAGGTTATAGAATTGATCAGCCAACGTAAAGGGGAAATGACCGTTATGGAACAAAAAGGTGATTTGACGCATATAGAATTTAACATCCCTTCAAGAGGCTTAATTGGTTTAAGAAATATGTTGTTAACAGCCTCGGCTGGAGAAGCGATTATAGCGCATAGATTTAAAGATTTTGAACCTTGGAAAGGTGCGATTCCTTCAAGAGTGATGGGTGTTTTCGTTTCAAAAGAAATGGGAGCTTGCACTGCATATTCAATTGGAAATTTGCAGGATAGGGGATCCTTTTTTATCGACCCGGGAGACCAGATTTATGTCGGACAAGTAATTGGCGAACATATTCGTCCAGGAGATTTGGTAGTAAATGTAATAACCGGTAAAAAGCTTACCAACATGCGTGCTTCCGGAAGTGATGGAACTACACAAATAACACCCAAAAGAAATTTTTCTTTGGAAGAAGCTTTGGAATATATCCAGGAAGATGAATATTTAGAGGCTACACCAAAGTCATTAAGATTAAGAAAGGTTATCCTCGATGAAAATGAAAGAAAGAAAGCATCCAGACAAGTTGAAATGGCTGAATAA
- a CDS encoding class I SAM-dependent methyltransferase — protein sequence MIGTAERVSDHDQTDNYVYQRCLFAYHEAVNRISGRVLEIGTGSGLGVKLIAAQCNEFITVDKYASDIEFSQFPNARFLQMEIPPFKGFEDNYFDFVISFQVIEHLEDDSLFVKEILRVLKKGGKAILTTPNRIQSLSRNPWHVREYLGSELEELLLKQGFNSVEKLGTFGNTKVLEYIESNKASIKKITRFDIFNLQYKLPRKLLQIPYDFFNRMNRKMIAKNITQVNGSIKVDDFYVGLQNEDSLDLFFIATK from the coding sequence ATGATAGGAACTGCAGAACGTGTATCTGATCATGACCAAACAGACAATTACGTATATCAGCGCTGTTTATTTGCCTACCATGAGGCTGTAAATAGGATTTCCGGAAGGGTACTTGAAATTGGAACAGGCAGTGGTCTTGGCGTAAAGCTGATAGCAGCACAGTGCAATGAATTTATCACAGTGGATAAATATGCCAGCGATATTGAATTTTCCCAATTCCCCAATGCAAGATTTCTTCAAATGGAAATCCCCCCCTTTAAAGGCTTTGAAGATAATTACTTTGATTTTGTAATATCTTTCCAGGTAATAGAACATCTGGAAGATGATTCTTTATTCGTGAAAGAAATATTAAGGGTGCTTAAGAAGGGAGGAAAAGCGATTCTAACTACCCCAAATCGAATTCAATCTCTAAGCAGGAATCCTTGGCATGTAAGGGAATACCTTGGTTCTGAACTTGAAGAATTACTATTAAAGCAGGGATTTAATTCAGTAGAAAAACTTGGTACATTTGGGAATACAAAAGTCTTAGAATATATTGAATCAAACAAAGCATCCATTAAAAAGATAACCAGATTTGATATTTTTAATCTTCAGTATAAACTACCAAGAAAACTTTTGCAAATCCCATACGATTTTTTCAATAGAATGAACCGAAAAATGATCGCAAAAAACATTACACAAGTAAACGGTTCTATAAAGGTTGATGACTTTTACGTTGGTCTCCAAAATGAAGATAGCCTGGACCTCTTTTTTATAGCAACTAAATGA
- a CDS encoding sterol desaturase family protein codes for MESFIEIIKNSYTGYWNYLKNEIFFQSSGLPWFENYFYGLLLISLIIWIIEILFPWRKHQRIFRKDFFLDAFYMFFNFFLFSLIAYNALSNLFVDLFNKCLGSFGITNLVAIELGQLPWWSQFLIQFVLADFIQWNVHRMLHRFPSLWEFHKIHHSVEQMGFAAHLRFHFMETIIYKSIQYLPLAMLGFGIKDFFIVHMIALLIGHINHANININYGPFKYILNNPVMHIWHHAKKLPEGIYGVNYGISLSLWDYLFKTAYIPSDGRNAELGFENSENYPNGFIAQMIQPLKGDKNA; via the coding sequence ATGGAAAGTTTTATTGAAATCATAAAAAATTCTTATACGGGATATTGGAATTATCTAAAAAATGAGATTTTTTTCCAATCTTCAGGACTCCCGTGGTTTGAAAATTATTTCTATGGATTATTGTTGATCTCATTAATAATATGGATAATTGAAATACTTTTTCCATGGAGAAAGCATCAACGAATATTTAGAAAAGACTTTTTTCTAGATGCTTTTTATATGTTTTTTAATTTTTTCCTGTTTTCATTGATTGCTTATAATGCATTATCCAATTTATTTGTTGACCTTTTCAATAAGTGTTTGGGAAGTTTTGGAATAACAAACCTGGTGGCTATTGAATTGGGGCAACTACCATGGTGGAGTCAGTTTCTTATCCAGTTTGTCCTGGCTGATTTTATCCAATGGAATGTCCACAGAATGTTACATCGTTTTCCTTCACTTTGGGAATTTCATAAAATTCATCACAGCGTCGAGCAAATGGGATTTGCAGCGCATTTGAGATTTCATTTTATGGAAACTATTATCTATAAATCCATACAATATTTACCTTTAGCCATGTTGGGCTTTGGCATAAAAGACTTTTTTATAGTTCATATGATTGCTTTGTTGATCGGCCATATCAACCATGCCAATATAAATATCAACTACGGACCATTTAAATACATTCTGAACAATCCTGTAATGCACATATGGCATCATGCAAAAAAATTACCTGAAGGCATTTATGGAGTTAATTATGGAATAAGTCTAAGCTTATGGGACTATTTGTTTAAAACTGCATATATACCATCGGATGGTAGAAACGCAGAGTTAGGATTTGAAAATTCTGAAAATTACCCAAATGGATTTATTGCTCAAATGATTCAACCATTGAAAGGAGATAAAAATGCTTAA
- a CDS encoding OmpA family protein encodes MLQTRIFLIGVFLSTFLLMLAQNPQTNAVVENYSKLDPGEAVRAILIDKQNFKWLGTDKGLYRLISIDSDPELISSDSITGLTEDKKELVWYGNRKQQLTTEDQAQTITLGATNAKISCMTYYKGDIWVGTDQGLFRVSDDQGKVLQHHKTSNSKLKSNQINMLFADPEGKLWVGTDNGVVIIEKNDWDAYEKEHKITGAVATKEGIWLLAEKKMWLIYKEEGRDRWQDAAVKRGLSSGPVRAIVADSKGQIYVASEILVKFDPYTDKSLQIDKDYGFVSAQTLSLACDKNDDLWVGTADRGLFRIDIIEGDVEELSVVAFSKGEIKCPGVKSASITVIARGGKTPYSYQWNKPEFYGSKIDSAGAGNYSVTVTDAEGEEFVATVQIREPEPIDVEILSKQRVSEINKKDGKATIKVKGGSAPYRIIWDNGRTGLSVSNLSAGKHVVKIYDQNQCFQSSNLYIEAPKAIPELEREKLAVGQTLRINELYFTADSAIISSESYPVIDEIFEFLIKNKDIVIEIGGHTNGIPPHEYCDKLSAQRAKNVANYLYEKGIPLDQISHRGYGKRVPIASNETLSGRQKNQRVEMKIISLAK; translated from the coding sequence ATGCTTCAAACCAGGATCTTTTTAATAGGAGTATTTTTATCAACTTTTCTACTCATGCTAGCGCAAAATCCTCAGACAAATGCCGTTGTAGAAAATTATAGCAAACTTGATCCGGGAGAAGCTGTACGGGCGATCTTAATTGATAAACAGAATTTTAAATGGTTAGGTACAGACAAAGGATTATATAGACTAATCAGTATAGATTCAGACCCAGAATTAATCAGTTCAGATTCCATTACGGGGCTTACTGAAGACAAGAAAGAGTTAGTCTGGTATGGTAACCGAAAACAACAATTAACCACGGAGGATCAAGCTCAAACCATCACACTTGGAGCAACCAATGCAAAAATAAGCTGTATGACCTATTACAAGGGAGACATTTGGGTGGGCACAGACCAGGGCTTATTCAGGGTTTCAGATGATCAGGGTAAAGTTTTACAACATCACAAAACCAGTAATTCCAAACTAAAATCCAATCAAATAAACATGCTATTTGCTGATCCTGAAGGAAAGCTTTGGGTGGGAACAGATAATGGCGTAGTTATTATTGAAAAAAATGACTGGGATGCTTATGAAAAAGAACATAAAATAACAGGTGCTGTTGCAACAAAAGAAGGAATTTGGCTTTTGGCAGAAAAGAAAATGTGGTTAATTTACAAGGAGGAAGGTAGAGACAGATGGCAAGATGCCGCTGTTAAAAGAGGATTAAGTTCAGGACCAGTAAGAGCAATTGTTGCAGATAGCAAAGGGCAGATATATGTTGCATCGGAAATTCTCGTAAAATTTGATCCTTATACCGATAAAAGTCTTCAGATAGATAAAGATTACGGATTTGTATCTGCACAAACCCTCTCCTTAGCATGTGATAAGAATGACGATTTATGGGTAGGAACCGCGGACAGAGGTTTATTCAGAATTGATATCATTGAAGGAGATGTTGAAGAGTTGTCCGTGGTGGCATTTTCCAAAGGCGAAATAAAATGTCCAGGGGTAAAATCGGCATCTATTACAGTCATTGCGCGTGGGGGAAAAACTCCCTACAGTTACCAATGGAATAAACCTGAATTCTACGGCAGTAAGATCGATTCTGCAGGGGCTGGCAATTATTCTGTAACCGTAACTGATGCGGAAGGCGAGGAATTCGTGGCAACAGTTCAGATACGAGAACCAGAGCCAATAGACGTTGAAATATTATCTAAACAAAGGGTGTCTGAGATCAACAAAAAAGATGGAAAAGCGACAATCAAGGTAAAAGGTGGGTCTGCTCCTTACAGAATTATTTGGGACAATGGAAGGACCGGACTATCCGTATCTAATTTATCCGCAGGAAAACATGTGGTTAAAATTTATGACCAAAATCAATGCTTCCAATCATCTAACCTCTATATAGAAGCTCCAAAGGCAATTCCTGAACTAGAAAGAGAAAAATTAGCTGTTGGCCAAACATTAAGGATAAACGAACTTTATTTTACCGCTGATTCTGCTATTATTTCTAGTGAATCATACCCTGTAATTGATGAAATCTTTGAATTTCTCATAAAAAATAAAGACATTGTAATTGAAATTGGTGGACACACAAACGGGATTCCTCCACACGAATATTGTGATAAACTGTCCGCTCAAAGGGCCAAAAATGTAGCGAATTACCTGTATGAAAAAGGTATTCCTTTAGATCAGATTTCACATAGAGGATATGGAAAACGCGTTCCCATTGCATCGAACGAAACCCTTTCCGGCAGGCAAAAGAACCAACGTGTGGAAATGAAGATTATAAGTTTGGCAAAATAA
- a CDS encoding class I SAM-dependent methyltransferase yields the protein MSNLNLTKCPICGSDLIIKGIELKDYKISQEQFQLASCAQCDQLFTQNPPTELNSGDYYKSERYISHSNSNKGIINYLYHIVRIYMLRRKRKIISNITSAKNLIDIGCGTGYFLNEMQRNGYRVNGIERSPEARQFCIEKFKLDVFSPDYIFNDLIQNKFEIATMWHVLEHIYDPNKYLKAIHKILQDESYLFIAVPNYKSNDGEHYRDYWAGYDVPRHLWHFDTSTITNLVEGVGFQLVSLHRLPFDSYYVSLLSESYKKNRFFVFMGLYRGLISHIVSLFKIKRTSSILYVFKKK from the coding sequence ATGTCAAATTTGAATTTAACTAAATGTCCAATTTGCGGTTCAGATTTGATCATCAAAGGAATAGAGTTAAAGGATTATAAAATTTCGCAAGAACAATTTCAACTTGCAAGTTGCGCTCAATGTGATCAATTATTTACCCAAAATCCACCAACAGAATTAAATTCAGGTGATTATTATAAAAGTGAGCGTTACATTTCTCATTCCAATTCGAACAAAGGAATAATAAATTATCTGTATCATATCGTGAGGATATACATGCTTCGAAGGAAAAGGAAAATAATTTCCAATATTACTTCAGCTAAAAATCTAATTGATATTGGTTGCGGCACCGGGTACTTCTTGAATGAAATGCAAAGAAATGGTTATCGGGTAAATGGAATTGAACGCAGTCCTGAGGCCAGACAATTTTGTATTGAAAAATTTAAATTGGATGTTTTCTCACCCGATTATATATTTAATGATCTAATTCAAAATAAGTTTGAAATAGCAACGATGTGGCATGTTTTGGAACATATATATGATCCCAACAAATATTTGAAAGCAATTCACAAGATTCTCCAAGATGAGTCTTATCTCTTTATTGCTGTGCCAAATTACAAATCCAATGATGGTGAACATTATCGAGATTATTGGGCCGGATATGATGTTCCCAGACATCTATGGCATTTTGATACCTCCACAATTACCAACTTAGTGGAAGGTGTTGGTTTTCAATTAGTGTCTTTGCACCGTTTGCCGTTTGATTCCTATTATGTTTCACTACTGAGCGAAAGTTATAAAAAGAATCGTTTTTTTGTGTTCATGGGTTTGTATAGAGGGCTTATATCTCATATTGTGAGCTTGTTTAAGATTAAACGGACAAGTTCAATTTTGTATGTTTTTAAAAAAAAATAA
- a CDS encoding LysM peptidoglycan-binding domain-containing protein, translating to MSLQNKYKPVLDLGVELGIQDGFVQEENGVLKMGGVAATQYQKDQIWDKIKSIGGENPSDLIADINVSNTAYYTKHTVAKGESLSLIAKKYYKDPMKYKAIFEANTNILKDPDLIHPGQELVIPNL from the coding sequence ATGAGTTTACAGAATAAGTATAAGCCAGTTTTGGATCTTGGTGTTGAATTAGGAATCCAGGACGGATTTGTTCAAGAAGAGAATGGCGTTTTAAAAATGGGTGGTGTTGCTGCGACCCAATACCAAAAAGATCAGATTTGGGATAAGATAAAGTCAATAGGTGGTGAAAACCCAAGTGATTTAATAGCTGATATTAACGTAAGTAATACAGCATACTACACCAAACATACTGTTGCTAAAGGAGAAAGTCTGAGTTTAATCGCCAAAAAGTATTACAAAGACCCAATGAAATACAAGGCTATTTTTGAAGCAAATACAAATATCCTTAAAGATCCAGATTTAATTCACCCTGGACAGGAACTTGTGATTCCAAATTTATAA